In a single window of the Pseudomonas sp. B21-015 genome:
- a CDS encoding aspartate aminotransferase family protein, which produces MSVEHAAVERADFDQVMVPNYAPAAFIPVRGAGSRVWDQSGRELIDFAGGIAVNVLGHAHPALVAALTEQANKLWHVSNVFTNEPALRLAHKLVDATFAERVFFCNSGAEANEAAFKLARRVAHDRFGTEKYEIVAALNSFHGRTLFTVNVGGQSKYSDGFGPKITGITHVPYNDLAALKAAVSDKTCAVVLEPIQGEGGVLPAELSYLQGARELCDAHNALLVFDEVQTGMGRSGELFAYMHYGVTPDILTSAKSLGGGFPIAAMLTTEDLAKHLVVGTHGTTYGGNPLACAVAEAVIDVINTPEVLNGVKAKHDKFKTRLEQIGEKYGLFTQVRGLGLLLGCVLSDAWKGKAKDIFNAAEREGLMILQAGPDVIRFAPSLVVEDADIDAGLDRFERAAAKLTQA; this is translated from the coding sequence ATGTCCGTTGAGCACGCTGCGGTAGAACGCGCTGATTTTGACCAGGTAATGGTTCCCAACTACGCGCCAGCCGCCTTCATTCCTGTGCGTGGCGCCGGTTCCCGTGTCTGGGACCAGTCTGGCCGCGAGCTGATCGACTTCGCCGGCGGGATTGCCGTTAACGTATTGGGCCATGCGCACCCGGCGTTGGTTGCTGCATTGACCGAGCAGGCGAACAAGCTGTGGCACGTATCCAACGTGTTCACCAATGAGCCGGCCTTGCGCCTGGCCCATAAGCTGGTCGACGCCACGTTTGCCGAGCGTGTGTTCTTCTGCAACTCCGGCGCCGAAGCCAACGAGGCCGCCTTCAAGCTGGCCCGTCGCGTGGCCCATGACCGTTTCGGTACCGAGAAGTACGAAATCGTCGCTGCGCTCAACAGCTTCCACGGCCGTACCCTGTTCACCGTGAACGTCGGTGGCCAGTCGAAGTACTCCGACGGCTTCGGTCCGAAAATCACCGGCATCACCCACGTGCCTTACAACGATCTGGCCGCGCTGAAAGCCGCTGTTTCCGACAAGACCTGCGCGGTGGTGCTGGAGCCGATCCAGGGTGAAGGCGGCGTACTGCCGGCCGAGCTGTCCTACCTGCAAGGTGCTCGTGAGCTGTGCGACGCGCACAATGCATTGCTGGTCTTCGACGAAGTCCAGACCGGTATGGGCCGTAGCGGCGAGCTGTTCGCCTACATGCATTACGGCGTGACCCCGGACATCCTGACCAGCGCCAAGAGCCTGGGCGGCGGTTTCCCGATCGCAGCGATGCTGACCACCGAAGACCTGGCCAAACACCTGGTCGTTGGCACCCACGGCACCACGTACGGTGGCAACCCGCTGGCGTGTGCTGTCGCTGAGGCAGTAATCGACGTGATCAACACGCCTGAAGTGCTGAACGGCGTCAAAGCCAAGCACGACAAGTTCAAGACCCGTCTTGAGCAGATTGGCGAGAAATACGGCCTCTTCACTCAGGTCCGTGGCCTGGGCCTGTTGCTCGGTTGCGTGCTGAGCGATGCCTGGAAGGGCAAGGCCAAGGACATCTTCAACGCCGCCGAGCGTGAAGGCCTGATGATTCTGCAAGCAGGCCCGGACGTGATTCGTTTCGCCCCAAGCCTGGTGGTTGAAGACGCCGATATCGATGCCGGTCTGGACCGTTTCGAACGCGCCGCGGCCAAGCTGACGCAAGCCTGA
- the aruF gene encoding arginine/ornithine succinyltransferase subunit alpha — protein MLVMRPAQMADLGEVQRLAADSPIGVTSLPDDVERLSDKIAASEASFAAEVSFNGEESYFFVLEDTATGKLVGCSAIVASAGYSEPFYSFRNETFVHASRELKIHNKIHVLSQCHDLTGNSLLTSFYVQRELVGSPWAELNSRGRLLFVASHPERFADSVVTEIVGYSDENGDSPFWDAIGRNFFDLNYAAAERLCGLKSRTFLAELMPHYPIYVPLLPDSAQEAMGQVHPRAQITFDILMREGFETDHYIDIFDGGPTLHARVSGIRSIAQSRVVPVKIGEPVKGAGRQYLVANAQLQDYRAVLLELDYAPGKPVTLDLEAAEALGVGEGASVRLVAV, from the coding sequence ATGCTGGTGATGCGCCCCGCGCAAATGGCTGATCTGGGCGAGGTACAGCGTCTGGCTGCGGACAGCCCGATTGGTGTCACTTCCTTGCCGGATGACGTTGAACGCCTGAGCGACAAGATCGCAGCAAGCGAAGCCTCGTTCGCCGCCGAAGTGAGCTTCAACGGTGAAGAGAGCTATTTCTTCGTGCTCGAAGATACCGCCACCGGCAAGCTGGTCGGTTGTTCGGCCATCGTTGCCTCGGCCGGTTATTCCGAGCCGTTCTACAGCTTCCGTAATGAAACCTTCGTGCACGCTTCCCGCGAGCTGAAGATTCATAACAAGATTCACGTGCTCTCCCAGTGCCACGACCTGACCGGCAACAGCTTGCTGACCAGCTTCTACGTGCAGCGCGAGTTGGTGGGATCGCCTTGGGCTGAACTCAATTCCCGTGGCCGTCTGCTGTTCGTGGCCAGCCACCCGGAGCGCTTTGCCGATTCCGTGGTGACCGAGATCGTCGGCTACAGCGACGAAAATGGCGACTCGCCGTTCTGGGACGCCATCGGTCGCAACTTCTTCGACCTCAACTATGCCGCTGCCGAGCGTCTGTGCGGTCTGAAGAGCCGGACCTTCCTGGCCGAGCTGATGCCGCATTACCCGATCTACGTGCCGCTGCTGCCGGACTCCGCTCAAGAGGCGATGGGCCAGGTGCACCCACGGGCGCAAATCACGTTCGACATCCTGATGCGCGAAGGCTTCGAGACCGATCACTACATCGACATTTTCGACGGTGGCCCGACCCTGCATGCCCGCGTCTCGGGGATCCGTTCGATCGCCCAGAGCCGTGTGGTCCCGGTGAAGATCGGTGAGCCGGTCAAAGGCGCCGGTCGTCAGTACCTGGTGGCCAACGCCCAGTTGCAGGATTACCGCGCCGTTTTGCTCGAGCTCGATTACGCGCCAGGCAAACCCGTGACCCTGGATCTGGAAGCGGCCGAAGCCCTGGGCGTCGGTGAAGGTGCCAGCGTGCGCCTGGTGGCGGTTTAA
- the astA gene encoding arginine N-succinyltransferase codes for MIVRPVRSSDLPALIDLARSTGTGLTTLPANEERLAHRVGWAEKAFRGDAGRGDADYLFVLEDDNGRVVGISAIAGAVGLREPWYNFRVGLTVSASQELNIYREIPTLFLANDLTGNSELCSLFLHADYRSGLNGRMLAKARLLFIAEFPQLFGNKIIAEMRGMSDAAGRSPFWESLGRHFFKMEFSQADYLTGVGNKAFIAELMPKFPLYTCFLSEDARNVIGQVHPDTEPALAMLKSEGFSYQGYVDIFDAGPAVECETTKIRAVRDSQALVLAIGTPGDDATPFLIHNRKREDCRITAAPARFAAGTLVVDPLTAKRLQLNAGDQVRAVPLSVARESK; via the coding sequence ATGATCGTTCGTCCCGTACGCAGCAGCGACTTACCCGCTCTGATCGACCTGGCCCGCAGCACCGGCACCGGCCTGACTACCTTGCCGGCCAACGAAGAACGTCTGGCCCATCGGGTCGGCTGGGCCGAGAAAGCCTTCCGCGGCGACGCCGGGCGGGGCGATGCGGACTACCTGTTCGTGCTCGAAGATGACAATGGCCGAGTGGTGGGCATTTCCGCCATTGCTGGCGCCGTCGGTCTGCGTGAGCCCTGGTACAACTTCCGGGTGGGCCTGACAGTCAGCGCCTCGCAAGAGCTGAACATCTACCGCGAAATTCCGACGCTGTTCCTGGCCAATGACCTGACCGGCAACTCTGAATTGTGCTCGTTGTTCCTGCACGCCGATTACCGCAGTGGCCTCAATGGCCGCATGCTGGCCAAGGCGCGTCTGCTGTTCATCGCCGAATTCCCGCAACTGTTCGGCAACAAGATCATCGCCGAGATGCGCGGCATGTCCGACGCAGCAGGGCGTTCGCCGTTCTGGGAAAGCCTGGGCCGGCACTTCTTCAAGATGGAATTCAGCCAGGCCGATTACCTCACTGGCGTAGGCAACAAGGCATTCATCGCCGAACTGATGCCGAAATTCCCGTTGTACACCTGCTTCCTGTCGGAAGATGCGCGCAACGTGATCGGCCAGGTTCATCCGGACACCGAGCCGGCCCTGGCGATGCTCAAGAGCGAAGGCTTCAGTTACCAAGGCTACGTCGACATTTTCGACGCAGGTCCCGCGGTGGAGTGCGAAACCACCAAGATCCGCGCGGTGCGCGACAGCCAGGCGCTGGTGCTGGCCATCGGCACTCCGGGTGATGACGCCACGCCGTTCCTGATTCATAACCGCAAGCGAGAAGACTGCCGGATCACTGCCGCGCCAGCACGCTTCGCTGCCGGTACTTTGGTGGTTGATCCGCTGACTGCCAAACGTCTTCAACTCAACGCTGGCGATCAAGTGCGCGCCGTTCCGTTGTCTGTAGCTCGGGAGTCGAAATAA